The following proteins are encoded in a genomic region of Coffea eugenioides isolate CCC68of chromosome 6, Ceug_1.0, whole genome shotgun sequence:
- the LOC113775556 gene encoding transcription termination factor MTEF1, chloroplastic-like — translation MSFRFTRLSSHWQVQFSSVMILRLPLLLPQPLSPRYSSSSTTCLSPTSTSKPLISQNVLNSHHSPTIITAGDSGLKFRDKILYLQSLKINPTKALQKNPDLRSALLSSLQSIEHCLSSMGIERSALGRILDMFPQLLTADPSNQIYPVFEFLLNNVEIPFSDIRKCIIRCPRLLVSGVENQLKPAFEFLMKLGFVGANRITCRTTVLLVSNVDHTLTPKIDFLMGLGFEYNEVAKMVIRSPVLLTFSIENNFRPKLEYFLEEMNGDLEELKRFPQYFSFNLEGKIKKRHRMLMQHRLSMPLSRMLKVSDGEFNARLIDMRLQLVEEREL, via the coding sequence ATGTCGTTTCGTTTTACTCGCCTATCCTCTCACTGGCAAGTTCAGTTCAGTTCAGTGATGATACTCCGATTGCCGCTACTTCTTCCACAACCCCTATCTCCTCGCTACTCTTCCTCCTCCACCACCTGCTTAAGCCCCACTTCCACTTCCAAACCCCTCATTTCCCAGAATGTCCTCAACTCCCACCACAGCCCCACCATCATCACAGCAGGTGACTCTGGATTAAAATTCCGGGACAAAATCCTCTACCTACAATCCCTCAAAATCAACCCCACAAAAGCCCTCCAGAAAAACCCAGATCTTCGTTCTGCCCTTCTCTCCTCTTTACAATCCATCGAGCATTGCCTTTCTTCCATGGGTATAGAACGCTCTGCCCTCGGCCGCATTCTTGACATGTTCCCCCAGCTCCTCACAGCTGACCCCAGCAATCAAATTTACCCCGTCTTTGAGTTCTTGTTGAACAATGTAGAAATCCCTTTTTCTGATATCCGCAAGTGTATAATCAGATGCCCCAGATTGTTAGTTAGTGGTGTTGAGAATCAGTTAAAACCCGCTTTTGAATTCCTGATGAAATTGGGTTTTGTTGGTGCCAATAGGATCACTTGCCGAACCACTGTTTTATTGGTATCCAATGTAGATCATACCTTAACCCCCAAAATTGATTTCTTGATGGGTTTGGGATTTGAGTATAATGAGGTGGCCAAGATGGTCATCAGGTCACCTGTGCTGTTGACATTTAGCATAGAGAATAATTTTAGGCCGAAATTGGAATATTTCTTGGAGGAAATGAACGGGGATTTGGAGGAGCTGAAGAGATTCCCGCAGTATTTTTCGTTTAATTTGGAGGGGAAGATAAAGAAAAGACACCGGATGTTGATGCAACACCGATTGTCAATGCCGTTATCGAGGATGTTGAAGGTTAGTGATGGGGAGTTCAATGCGAGGCTGATTGACATGAGGTTGCAGTTAGTAGAGGAAAGGGAGTTGTAG